One stretch of Musicola paradisiaca NCPPB 2511 DNA includes these proteins:
- a CDS encoding DUF6515 family protein, which yields MKNAATMLILVTLSLPTLAAPPGPMPFGPGFGDALTHRPPVGGFLYQLPPGAETVLIAGITYYVLNGMFYRRDDNRYVVVDAPPQAAVNAPSGASVVDVNGERFYVKQGRYYKRTINGEYFEVPKPAGL from the coding sequence ATGAAAAATGCTGCCACCATGTTGATACTGGTGACGCTGAGCCTGCCGACATTGGCCGCGCCGCCAGGGCCGATGCCATTCGGCCCCGGATTCGGCGATGCACTGACTCATCGGCCTCCCGTTGGCGGTTTTCTCTATCAATTGCCCCCAGGCGCGGAAACTGTGTTGATCGCAGGTATCACTTATTATGTGCTGAACGGCATGTTCTACCGCCGGGATGACAATCGCTATGTCGTCGTCGACGCCCCGCCGCAAGCGGCAGTCAACGCGCCCAGCGGCGCATCGGTCGTCGATGTCAACGGGGAACGTTTCTACGTCAAGCAAGGAAGGTATTACAAACGCACCATCAACGGCGAATATTTTGAAGTGCCCAAACCCGCGGGGCTCTAG